The nucleotide sequence ACCTGTACGGGGCGATCCTCGGTTTCGGCATCAAGGGAGGGATCGAGGCGGGGAGGAAATTCATCGACTCCCTGACGCTTTTCTCTCATCTGGCGAACATCGGGGACGCGAAAAGCCTCGTCATCCACCCGGCCTCCACGACGCACCAGCAACTGACGCCGGAGGAGCGGCTCGCCACGGGCGTAACGGACGATTTCGTTCGTCTTTCCATAGGGCTGGAGCATGTGGACGACATCATTGCTGACCTCGACCAGGCGCTGCGGAAAACCTAAGTGAAAGGAAGCGAAACGTCATAAAAGTGGTAAATAATTGCCCACAAAAAATATTTCCGTTCTTTCCCCGGGGCTGTCGAAAATAGAACTGTAGTGATTTCAGATGGTTGTGGGGCAATATTCGTTGGCATCAATGGTGCAAAATATTTGATGCGAGTTAGTTGAAGTGGGATGCAATTATCCACTGCGGATGAAGAGGGAGCAGCGATGAAATCACCCCTGATCATAATGCTGGTGGCACTCGTAGCCCTGTTGAGCGATGTCGGGCAGGCCTCCATCGGGGGAGTCCAGCCGCCGGACGCGGGGACGCTGATTTTGTTCGGCACGGGGGTGGTGGGATTCGCGATCTGGGGTCGGCGAAGACTCAAGAGGTGACCGGGACGGCAAAAACGGGGAGCGGTTGCGGCCGCTCCTTTTTTTATTTCCCTTCGTACTTTACATGAACGTTAAGTGGAAGTATGATGTCTCAATGCACCCCCGGAGACGGGGGAAGCCCGAGCGCGAGGTGGATCACGATGGCCTCCGAGAATACTCTGAAGCTCCTGAAGGGCGGAGAATTCCTGATCGCGGACGTCCCTCCGGAGACGGTGTTCACTCCGGAGGATTTCACCGAGGAACAGATCGCGATCGGCGACACGGCGGAGCAGTTCCTCCGCAACGAGGTGCTGCCGCACGTCGAGAAGCTGGAGAGCCACGATTTCGATCTGATGGTGAAGCTGCTCCGGCAGTTCGGAGAGCTCGGCATGCTCATGATCGACGCCCCCGAGGAGTACGGCGGGCTGGAGCTGCCCAAGACGACGAGCCTGTTCGCCGCGGAGAAATCGTCGATGTACGGCGGGTTCTCGACCGCGTACGCCGCCCACTCGGGGATCGGCACGCTGCCGCTGGTCTACTACGGGACGAAGGAGCAGAAGGAGAAATACCTCGGGAAGATCATCACCGGCGAGTGGCTCGCTGCCTACTGCCTCACCGAGCCGGAGGCCGGCAGCGACGCGCTGGGATGCCGAACGGTCGCCACGCTGTCACCGGACGGGAAGCATTACATTTTGAACGGCACGAAGCAGTTCATCACCAACGGCAGCTTCGCCGACCTCTACACCGTTT is from Thermodesulfobacteriota bacterium and encodes:
- a CDS encoding PLP-dependent transferase yields the protein LYGAILGFGIKGGIEAGRKFIDSLTLFSHLANIGDAKSLVIHPASTTHQQLTPEERLATGVTDDFVRLSIGLEHVDDIIADLDQALRKT